The region CCTCAACGAGGTTGCCCTGGGCGTCGCAGGGAATCTGGCCGGAGCAGTAGATGGTGGTAGGGGTCTTGATGGCCTGGGACTGTATATATTAAGTTAAGAGATGCTTTGACTATTTGAGCTCTCAAAGGTAGTCATACGTAAGGGCCAGCGACTATGGTCATGTCAGTCAAGGATCAAGGGAGATGGTAGCTAGTGAGCAGAAGAACGTACCCGGGGCGGCCTTGTCGGTGTAGACGGGAGTGGCAGACATGTTGTGGATGAGTCTTGGGAGTGTCCTTTTGGGAGAAACCTGAGAAAAGACAGAAAGGGATCTTCTGGCAGCAATTGCAAACATTGATTGAGACGGTGGGTTTTCTTGACAGTGGAATTGGCGATTGGCTTTTTGATGGACTCCTTCCCCGCGCTCCGTTCTTCGGACTACAGTAGTGAACCCCGCAGCCCGGGCCGCTGTTAAGCTCTGGCAGATGCGGATGTGGCCGTCCCAGGGTCTCATATCGTCAATATAGAGAATGCACTTTATCCTCGCACCTTGAATGGAGCCTACCTACGTACCCAGGGAAGTGGAACAGTCCAAATTACCCAGGCACTCAAAAGAGTATTTGTAGATGGCGCCCACCAACCTCAGGTACTAAAAGATTCCTGTGCCTACCTTAAAAACCAACTCGGTGCCCCAGACATGATGAATACCTCGTGATGGACGCGGGTTTCAGATGCCTGGGGTTTCTCCAAGTCGTTCTTTCTTGGATATCTCTCGTCTCATCAGAAAAGACCAGATATGCAGATATGTGGCTGAGGTAGTGAATACTAGCTACGGAGTACTGTGTTTCTTGGGCACttttgatggtgttggtgacgtTTCCTGGTACCAGCTGCAGGCGCCGCTTGGCATCTCGAGCTCGGGCCTGGGTGCCGGGTTGCGCCAAGTGGCCAGAAAAAGTCACCCCCCTGCACCCAGAGAATGATGGCGGTGTCCTCAGCCCTGCCGGAGGGAGGGAGGCTTTAAGGGGTTGTCAAGCAATTTGTTGCCATCTGCACCTTGTCTTCTCTTTGCGCAAGCAACCTTTTGCCATTGGCCCTTCGCATTTCAATCTTCTTCTACTCTCTTTAAAGTTCCCTTTGTTTttgtcttcgtcttcttcacTTTAAACTGCCATTGGATTTGGCATTAGGGCACTTATACTCGCGGTGTTTCTGGTGAGGTAAGTTTAGGTGGCTTCCTCCGTCTCCCGCCGTCTGGCATCCAATGTTTGGTAATCGCCGTCCGGCTTTCTCCATCCTGCAATTCCAGTGCTCTCAGATGCCAGCTATATATCTGCTTATCTTTGAAAGCCTGGGTGAGCTCAGGACTTAATTCTTGCCCTCACCGTCGCGA is a window of Podospora pseudopauciseta strain CBS 411.78 chromosome 1, whole genome shotgun sequence DNA encoding:
- a CDS encoding hypothetical protein (EggNog:ENOG503P43C; COG:J), which gives rise to MRPWDGHIRICQSLTAARAAGFTTVVRRTERGEGVHQKANRQFHCQENPPSQSMFAIAARRSLSVFSQVSPKRTLPRLIHNMSATPVYTDKAAPVAGPYSQAIKTPTTIYCSGQIPCDAQGNLVEGTIQEKTGACIANIKAVLEEAGSSIGKVVKVNVFLTDMANFAVST